The Aminivibrio sp. sequence CAAGCCTGGCCATGATATCCGTTGAGCCGCCCGGCGAATAGGCAACGATCATTGTTATATGCTGATCCGCCGGCCACTCGGCGTAACTTGGCACAGAAGAGAAGATCAGAAAAGAAGCGCACAGGAGTATCATCAAACCGGTCATTTTTTTCATCATGCCTTACCTCCCCCAAAAAGTGTGATTCATCCTACATTACTTTCGAGAAAAACGGTCTTCCGGATTTCTGCCTCTTCCCACTCAACTGCCTCCGCTTTCTTTTCTGTCTATCACTCCTTTCGCGCCGTCTATGTCCTCAACAAACAATGAACCCCAAAGAATTCATTTAATACGGAATCAGTTTCATTGGCCATAAAGATAACCCTGCTCTCCCAGGGAGAATCTTGATGACCACTCTTTCATTGCATTGCTGTGCTTTTCGAGGCGTTTTACCCCATCCTGCCCCAGGTGCTGAAGAACTCCGGCCAGAAGTGCATTAATGATCGCCTCCGCTGCAATATTCGAGTTAAAAAAGCTCACGGATTCATAACGACAGAAAAAAGCAATATCGGAAGCAATCGCCAGCGGGGACAATTCACTGTCCGTGATTGAAATAACCCGGCAGCCGGTTCTTCGGATCTTCTCCGTCACTTCAAGGACAAACATCGTATATCTTGGAAGGGAAACAACAAACAGAACGTCATTCCCTCCGATATCGAACACACTTTCCGTCAGCTGCCCGTCATCGATAGAAATATGGTGCACATTCGGGCGAATCTGAAACAACAGCAGGTTAAAGAAAAAAGTGAGCGGATAGGAACTGCGGAGAGCCAGAGAATACACATTGGGAGCAGAGGCAAACAACTCAACGGCTTTTTGAAATTTTTCCCCGGAATTCAGGGACAACAAGGTATTGAGAGATTCCTGATCCCTTAAAATGGAACTTGTCCAGATCGGCGTGTTTTCGTCGACCGGAGTTTCTTTGAGCCGTTCAACAGGGGTTATGCCTATTTTCAACTTCGACCGTATCTGCTCCT is a genomic window containing:
- a CDS encoding MurR/RpiR family transcriptional regulator, whose translation is MEDFREKIRAYFRKNTISKAKRTVANFFVSSPEEAAFLNLGELAERIGVSPATISRTSVEMGFNGYPDLQEQIRSKLKIGITPVERLKETPVDENTPIWTSSILRDQESLNTLLSLNSGEKFQKAVELFASAPNVYSLALRSSYPLTFFFNLLLFQIRPNVHHISIDDGQLTESVFDIGGNDVLFVVSLPRYTMFVLEVTEKIRRTGCRVISITDSELSPLAIASDIAFFCRYESVSFFNSNIAAEAIINALLAGVLQHLGQDGVKRLEKHSNAMKEWSSRFSLGEQGYLYGQ